From a single Notolabrus celidotus isolate fNotCel1 chromosome 7, fNotCel1.pri, whole genome shotgun sequence genomic region:
- the LOC117816225 gene encoding lipopolysaccharide-induced tumor necrosis factor-alpha factor homolog, protein MFHPVPSEDNMERGGMDATPYPGPPMNPNVGFNQPVGPAVVMLQQPQQPLPTVLQGRMVCPHCQNSVVTDLEHKIGFNNWISCFVLGASVMCLPFCWIPFCVKSCKDVEHSCPRCHKVIHIHKMQTWQPQQYSW, encoded by the exons ATGTTTCATCCTGTTCCTTCGGAGGACAACATGGAAAGAGGCGGAATGGATGCGACTCCGTACCCCGGCCCCCCAATGAACCCTAATGTTGGGTTCAACCAGCCTG TGGGCCCGGCAGTAGTGATGCtgcaacaaccacaacaaccacTACCTACTGTTCTCCAAGGACGGATGGTTTGTCCTCATTGCCAGAACAGTGTTGTGACTGATCTCGAGCACAAAATCGGATTTAACAACTGGATTTCTTGTTTTGTATTAGGAGCATCTGTAAT GTGCTTGCCTTTCTGTTGGATCCCCTTCTGTGTCAAATCATGTAAGGATGTGGAGCACTCCTGCCCCAGGTGTCACAAAGTCATACATATCCACAAAATGCAAACGTGGCAGCCGCAGCAATACTCTTGGTAA